The uncultured Fretibacterium sp. genome has a segment encoding these proteins:
- a CDS encoding sodium ion-translocating decarboxylase subunit beta: MELFHGLSALTWQQVVMVGVGLLLIYLATVKEYEPSLLLPMGFGTLLVNIPLSSALTHVVGNGVEVGAISRLFEMGIQTELFPLLVFIAVGAMIDFTPLFQTPVTMIFGLMAQAGIFLTMGLAYATGFFDLREAASIGIIGAADGPTSIYVANRFAPQLLGSISVAAYSYMALVPIIQSPVIRLLTTAAERRIAMPYHEKPVSKRKKVLFPILVTLISGFLVPASAALIGFLMFGNLLRESGVVDRLAKGAQNELANIVTILLGLAISTKMTGEDFLRPMTLGIMGLGLVAFVLDTAAGVVTAKVLNLFLRRKINPMIGAAGISAFPMSSRVIQKMATAEDKNNFILMQAVGANVSGQIGSVLAGGLLMAVLAGL; encoded by the coding sequence ATGGAACTCTTTCACGGACTCTCCGCCCTGACCTGGCAGCAGGTCGTGATGGTCGGGGTGGGGCTCCTATTGATCTATCTCGCCACGGTCAAGGAATACGAGCCCTCTCTTCTGCTCCCCATGGGGTTCGGCACCCTGCTGGTGAACATCCCGCTCTCGTCCGCCCTGACGCACGTCGTGGGGAACGGCGTCGAGGTGGGGGCGATCAGCCGGCTCTTCGAGATGGGGATCCAGACGGAGCTGTTCCCGCTCCTGGTCTTCATCGCCGTTGGGGCCATGATCGACTTCACGCCCCTTTTCCAGACGCCGGTCACGATGATCTTCGGCCTGATGGCCCAGGCCGGGATCTTCCTGACCATGGGGCTGGCCTACGCCACGGGGTTCTTCGACCTCAGGGAGGCCGCGTCCATCGGCATCATCGGAGCCGCGGACGGCCCCACCTCCATCTACGTCGCCAACCGGTTCGCGCCGCAGCTTCTGGGGTCTATTTCCGTCGCGGCCTACTCCTACATGGCGCTGGTGCCCATCATTCAGTCGCCGGTGATCCGGCTGCTGACCACCGCGGCCGAGAGACGCATCGCCATGCCGTACCACGAAAAGCCGGTCTCCAAACGAAAGAAGGTCCTCTTTCCCATCCTGGTCACCCTGATCTCGGGGTTCCTCGTCCCGGCGTCGGCGGCCCTGATCGGCTTTTTGATGTTCGGGAATCTGCTGCGCGAGAGCGGCGTCGTGGACCGTCTGGCGAAGGGGGCTCAGAACGAGCTGGCGAATATTGTGACCATCCTCCTGGGGCTCGCCATCTCCACCAAGATGACGGGCGAGGATTTCCTGAGGCCGATGACCTTGGGCATCATGGGACTCGGTCTGGTGGCCTTCGTGTTGGACACCGCGGCGGGGGTCGTGACGGCGAAGGTCCTCAACCTCTTCCTGCGCCGGAAGATCAATCCCATGATCGGCGCGGCGGGCATATCCGCCTTCCCCATGTCCTCGCGGGTGATCCAGAAGATGGCCACGGCCGAGGACAAAAACAACTTCATCCTGATGCAGGCCGTCGGGGCCAACGTCTCAGGACAGATAGGCTCGGTCCTCGCCGGTGGGCTGCTGATGGCCGTCCTCGCGGGGCTGTAG
- a CDS encoding iron-containing alcohol dehydrogenase: protein MKNFTWWNPTIVLFGRGAVIQLTDQLEAAGIKSVLMLYGGKAIFKNGVYAQVAEALTKKGIAFPELGGVRPNPRIDKVREAVARIKASPVGAIVPVGGGSVFDSAKAIAAGACYDGDPWDFFEGREVERALPIFGVLTASATSSEVNGIAVVSNPEKEAKTSMSSPLLYPRVSAIDPSFQFSLPETQTVYGGIDIMAHVLERVLDGDEGVELVDEQGYALLRSMTRLIPDLLEEPEDYDARAEYAWAGSLAHNGALSCGRATRGDFSSHKLGHSLSLLFDVPHGASLSVMMPAWARYLCKRHPTPFARLAEAVFDVFDGSEEERAVEGIDLLEDFFRSVGAPTTLRELNVEEADIAQLAANASARGNFGVLKSLDANDVLEIYKLAY from the coding sequence ATGAAAAATTTTACGTGGTGGAACCCGACGATCGTGCTCTTCGGCCGGGGGGCGGTCATCCAGCTTACGGACCAGCTGGAGGCCGCCGGGATCAAGAGCGTTCTTATGCTCTACGGGGGCAAGGCGATCTTCAAGAACGGCGTCTATGCTCAGGTGGCCGAGGCCCTGACGAAGAAGGGCATTGCCTTTCCCGAGCTGGGCGGCGTGAGGCCGAATCCGAGGATCGACAAGGTCCGGGAGGCTGTGGCGCGCATCAAGGCGTCCCCGGTGGGCGCGATCGTGCCGGTCGGCGGGGGCAGCGTCTTCGACTCCGCCAAGGCCATTGCCGCCGGCGCCTGTTACGACGGGGATCCCTGGGACTTCTTCGAGGGCAGGGAGGTGGAGAGGGCCCTGCCGATCTTCGGAGTGCTGACGGCCTCGGCGACCTCCAGCGAGGTCAACGGCATCGCGGTCGTCTCGAACCCCGAGAAGGAGGCGAAGACCTCCATGAGCAGCCCTTTGCTCTACCCCCGCGTCTCGGCCATCGACCCTTCCTTCCAGTTCTCCCTGCCCGAGACCCAGACCGTCTATGGCGGCATCGACATCATGGCTCACGTCCTGGAGCGCGTTCTGGATGGCGACGAGGGGGTGGAGCTGGTGGACGAACAGGGATATGCCCTGCTCCGGAGCATGACCCGCCTGATCCCGGACCTGCTGGAGGAGCCCGAGGACTACGACGCGCGCGCGGAGTACGCCTGGGCCGGTTCTCTGGCGCACAACGGCGCGCTCTCCTGCGGACGCGCGACCCGCGGAGACTTCTCCTCCCACAAGCTGGGGCATTCGCTCAGCCTCCTGTTCGACGTCCCCCACGGGGCCTCCCTGTCCGTGATGATGCCGGCCTGGGCCCGCTACCTCTGCAAACGGCATCCGACGCCCTTTGCTCGTCTCGCGGAGGCCGTGTTCGACGTCTTCGACGGTTCGGAGGAGGAGCGGGCGGTCGAGGGGATCGACCTGCTGGAGGACTTTTTCCGTTCCGTAGGGGCCCCCACCACCCTTCGGGAGCTGAACGTCGAGGAGGCGGACATCGCGCAGCTGGCCGCCAATGCCTCCGCCCGCGGCAATTTCGGTGTCCTGAAGTCCCTCGATGCAAACGACGTCCTGGAGATCTACAAGTTGGCCTATTGA